In Bradyrhizobium guangdongense, the sequence GACATGACCCTCGCGATCGACGATGACGTCGACGATGCGGCCCATGTCCTCGTCGGCAGCACTACGCACATCGCGTCCGAGCACACCGTGGGCGTCGCTGGCGCCGATGATCGTCACCGAGGGCGGCGGCGCGGCGTCCTTCGGCGTCACGGGAACGACCGATGCCGGCGGCTGAACCGTCGGAGGCGCGTTCGCCTCGGTCGTCGCCGCGGGCTGTTCCTCAGCGGCCCGCGATACGGCCACCGTCGCACCCGCGACGATCGCCACACTCAGGATCAACCATCTGCCGGTACGCATGACCCCTCCTTGCCGGCCGCTAATGCGCCAGCACGATCGACACCTGGATACGGCCGCGCGTGCGCAGAACCTCCAGCGCCACATCGTGGCCGTGGCGGCTGACGCGCAAATCGACGCTGGATTCGCCGAGGCACAGATCGCGCAGGATGACCTCGTTCAGGAACGCCGGCAGATGCGGATTGCGCAGGCGAATCTCGCAACGCGGGACGTCGAACTCGATGCCGAGCGCCGCTTCCAGCAGCGTGAACGGCGTCGCGCTGGCCCAGGCCTGCGGCGCGCAGGCGACCGGATAAAGCGTCGGACCGCGCCGCTTCTCGCGGCGGAAGCCGCAGAACAATTCCGGCAGCCGGCGCAGATCCATATAGGTTGCGGCATCGAACAGGCCCTTGAACACGTGCGCGACCGAGTGCTTCAGCCCGTAATGCGCGAGCCCGAGCGCGATGAGCGCGTTGTCGTGCGGCCAGATCGATCCGTCGTGATACGACATCGGATTGTAGCGCACCTCGCCGCGCGCGACGGTGCGAATGCCCCAGCCCGAGAAGAAGTGCGGGCGCATCAGATCGGCGGCAACGAGGCGGGCGCGGTCCTGGCGGATCATGCCGCTGAACAGCACCTGCCCGGCATTCGAGGTGCGGACCTCACACCGGCGCTTGTTGCCGTCGAGCGCGAGCGCGTATGTACCGAGCTCTTCGCACCAGAACGCCTGTTCGAAGCGTTCGGCCAGCGCCTTGGCTTCCGCCTCGAGCTTGCCGGCGAGATCGGGTTTGCCGAGCTTCAACGCGCATCGCGCGGCGAGCTGCTTGGCGGCGTAGACATAACCCTGGACTTCCGCAAGCGCGATATTGCCTTCCGCAAGCTTGCCGTCGGCGTGAAAGATCGCGTCGTAAGAGTCCTTCCAGCCCTGGTTGGCGAGGCCCTTTTCGGTGGCGCGCTGGTATTCGACGAAACCGTCCTGGTCGGGGTCGCCGGGACCGTCGATCCAGGCAAGCCCCGCCTCGATCGCCGGCCACAGCTCGATCAGCGTCTGCTCGTCACCGGTGCGCTCGAAATAGCGACCGGCAAGCAGGACGAACAAGGCGGTCGAATCCACGCTGCCGTAATATTGCGAGAACGGCACCTCGCGCAGCGCCGCCATCTCGCCGCCGCGCATCTCGTGCAGGATCTTTCCTGGCGCGGCATCGGCGAGCGGATCGACCGCCTTGGCCTGGAAATGCGCGAGCCGCCGCAGCACGCCCTTGGCGACCCGCGGATCGACCCACAGCATCTGTAGTGCGGTGATCAACCCGTCGCGGCCGAACGTCGTCGAGTACCAGGGAATGCCGGCATAGGGATAGCGCCCCTGCGGCGTCTCCGTCATCAGCATGTTGAGGTCCGCCATGGCCTGGCACAGCACCTCGTTGAAGATGTTGTTGGAGGTCTCGATGCTCGCCGCGCCGTTGGTGGACTGCCGCATCTCTCGGCGGTGGGCGAGCAACCCCCTGAAGAAGCGCGCCGGCTTTTCTCCGACCGGCCGGTTGCAGGAGACGGCGACGAACAGCGATTTGGCCTCGTGCGGATCCAGCTCGAGCTGCCAGGTCGCGGCATTGACCGAGAGCCGCGTCGGACGCGGATCGAAATGCAGGCCGGTGGTGCGCTCGGTGTCGTCGAGGCCGCGATATTCGAACAGCACGTCGGTCGGTCCGAGCAGCTTGCTGGTGCCGGTCCCGCGGCGAGGCCGTCGCTCACCGCGCACTTCGAACAGATCGGCAAAATCATTGTCGAACAGCAGCGTCAGCTCGAAGCTTGCGCGCTGCTCGCCGTGGTTCTGCAGCCCGATGCGCTGATACGCCGTGCCGCGCCACAGGAAGATCGTGCGCACGATGTGCAGCAGGTCCTTCTGCAGGACGAGACGGTCCTCGCGATAGATGTCGGGATTGGTGAGATCGACCGTCAATCCCGAATTGTCGTCGCGCAGGTTGGACCCGAGCAACAACGGCTGCAGATCGTCGAGCACGAGCTCCAGCCGCGCCAGATAGCGCGTGTCATGGTTGAACAGACCGTCGGGCCCGCCGGCCGAGGCGCCGATGTCGCCATGGCTGTCGAGAACGATGAAGGTGTCGTCGTGCTTGAGCGACCGCCGCGGCCGCGCGGCGGGGCCCGTCATCGGAATGTAGAAGGCCTGCTCCGAGACGGACTCCACCGTCTGCGATACCGAAATGATCTTGGTGACGGCTTCGGCTGCCATGAGCTGCTCCCCTGCGTCTTGATTTCGAACGCGACCAACGCAAACGCGACAGTTTGTGTTACGCGGCGAACTTCGCGAGCCGGCTCATTTCCTGGGTCACCAGCTCACGGTACGGACCATGGCTCTGCATCAGGCGGTCGGGCGCGCCGTCCTCGATGATCTTGCCGTTCTTCAGCACGACCACGCGATCGAAATTGCGCAGCGTCGCCAGCCGATGCGCGATCGCGATCACGGTGCGGCCGCGCATCAGGCGGCTTAGCGCCTCGCGGATCGCCTCCTCGGATTCGCTGTCGAGCGCGGCGGTGGCCTCGTCGAGCAGCAGGATCGGCGCATCCTTCAGGAAGGCGCGTGCGATCGCGATACGCTGACGCTGGCCGCCGGACATTTTCACGCCGCGGTCGCCGACCATGGTGTCCAGACCTTCGGGCAGGCTGTCGATGAAATCGCAGCGCGCCGCGATCGCGGCGCGGAGCACCTCGTCGTCGGTTGCGTTGGGCCGGCCGTAGCGGATGTTCTCGCGAATGGAGCGGTGGAACAGGGAAATGTCCTGGGGCACCACGGAGATCGCCTCGCGCAGGCTGAGCTGCGTCACCATCGAGATGTCCTGACCGTCGATGGTGATGCTGCCCTCGTCCACGTCGTAGAATCGCTGCAGCAGCGTGAACAGGGTCGACTTGCCGCCGCCGGACTGGCCGACCAGACCAACGCGCTGGCCCGGCTGCAGGCGCAGGCTGAACCGCTCGAAGATCTTCTCACCACCGGGATAGCCGAAGGTGACATTGTTATACGCGATCGCGGCACCGCTCTTGACCAGCGGCTCGGCCTCGGGGTGATCGCGCAGCTCGTGCGGCACCAGGAGCGTGGCGATCGCCTCGGTCAGGCGCG encodes:
- a CDS encoding PRC-barrel domain-containing protein → MRTGRWLILSVAIVAGATVAVSRAAEEQPAATTEANAPPTVQPPASVVPVTPKDAAPPPSVTIIGASDAHGVLGRDVRSAADEDMGRIVDVIVDREGHVRAAVIDFGGFLGVGSRKIVVDWNALRFGKIANKKDSITLELTKAQVAAAPEYKEDTPMVVLGASGSLQPLQAIQ
- a CDS encoding amylo-alpha-1,6-glucosidase — encoded protein: MAAEAVTKIISVSQTVESVSEQAFYIPMTGPAARPRRSLKHDDTFIVLDSHGDIGASAGGPDGLFNHDTRYLARLELVLDDLQPLLLGSNLRDDNSGLTVDLTNPDIYREDRLVLQKDLLHIVRTIFLWRGTAYQRIGLQNHGEQRASFELTLLFDNDFADLFEVRGERRPRRGTGTSKLLGPTDVLFEYRGLDDTERTTGLHFDPRPTRLSVNAATWQLELDPHEAKSLFVAVSCNRPVGEKPARFFRGLLAHRREMRQSTNGAASIETSNNIFNEVLCQAMADLNMLMTETPQGRYPYAGIPWYSTTFGRDGLITALQMLWVDPRVAKGVLRRLAHFQAKAVDPLADAAPGKILHEMRGGEMAALREVPFSQYYGSVDSTALFVLLAGRYFERTGDEQTLIELWPAIEAGLAWIDGPGDPDQDGFVEYQRATEKGLANQGWKDSYDAIFHADGKLAEGNIALAEVQGYVYAAKQLAARCALKLGKPDLAGKLEAEAKALAERFEQAFWCEELGTYALALDGNKRRCEVRTSNAGQVLFSGMIRQDRARLVAADLMRPHFFSGWGIRTVARGEVRYNPMSYHDGSIWPHDNALIALGLAHYGLKHSVAHVFKGLFDAATYMDLRRLPELFCGFRREKRRGPTLYPVACAPQAWASATPFTLLEAALGIEFDVPRCEIRLRNPHLPAFLNEVILRDLCLGESSVDLRVSRHGHDVALEVLRTRGRIQVSIVLAH